The proteins below are encoded in one region of Salvelinus fontinalis isolate EN_2023a chromosome 10, ASM2944872v1, whole genome shotgun sequence:
- the LOC129863767 gene encoding arrestin domain-containing protein 3-like isoform X1: MVLGKVKTLAVCFDYLNDNNVPVYSGGDSVSGRVIVEVAGEVRVKTLNITARGVAKVRWTESRNAGANTAYTQNYTEEVEYLNHSDTLIGEERDEDSPEEALTVLNTGLHEFAFSFLLPQMPLATSFEGKHGSVRYWVRAELYRPWLLPVRVKKEFTVFEHIDINTPLLLAPQAGTKDKTLCCWFCASGPISLSAKIERKGYTPGESLQIFAEVENCSSRVVVPKAALCQTQTYFAKGKARQLQQQVAALRGDTLPQGKSQSWDGKLLHIPPVSPSILDCPLIRVEYSLMVYVDIPGGLNLSLSLPLVIGTIPLHAFTSRTSSISSYCCTVSWPERPEAPPSYSDLAVTEEQRRGCLERCEGLEVNQEGQGTLQAYITEFRFQPPPLYSEVDPNPEPSCGGQETRPLTLSLRTTLTCSEQTGNYTYR, encoded by the exons ATGGTGCTGGGCAAGGTGAAGACTTTAGCCGTCTGCTTCGACTATCTCAACGACAACAATGTTCCTGTTTACTCCGGTGGTGATTCTGTATCCGGGAGGGTGATCGTCGAAGTCGCAGGCGAGGTTCGCGTCAAAACGCTGAACATAACCGCCAGAGGAGTAGCCAAGGTGCGGTGGACAGAGTCCCGCAACGCTGGGGCCAACACTGCCTACACTCAGAATTACACCGAGGAGGTGGAATACTTAAACCATAGCGACACGttaataggagaggagagag ATGAAGACAGTCCAGAGGAGGCCCTGACTGTTCTCAACACAGGATTACACGAGTTTGCGTTCAGCTTCCTGCTACCACAGAT GCCCCTAGCCACGTCGTTTGAAGGGAAGCATGGCAGTGTGAGGTACTGGGTGAGAGCAGAGCTCTACAGACCATGGCTGCTGCCTGTCAGAGTCAAGAAAGAGTTCACTGTCTTTGAACACATTGACATCAACACACCACTGCTGCTG GCCCCTCAAGCTGGCACTAAGGACAAGACCCTGTGTTGCTGGTTCTGTGCCTCGGGACCCATCTCACTCAGCGCCAAGATAGAGAGGAAAGGATACACACCAg GTGAGTCCCTCCAGATCTTTGCGGAGGTGGAGAACTGTTCGTCCAGGGTGGTGGTGCCCAAGGCAGCGCTGTGCCAGACCCAGACCTACTTCGCTAAGGGCAAGGCTCGACAGCTCCAGCAGCAGGTGGCGGCCCTGCGTGGGGACACCCTGCCCCAGGGGAAGAGCCAGAGCTGGGACGGAAAACTGCTCCACATACCCCCGGTCTCCCCATCCATCCTGGACTGTCCACTCATCAGAGTGGAGTACTCACTGATG GTGTATGTGGACATCCCTGGGGGGTTGAACCTGTCTCTGTCGTTGCCGTTGGTGATCGGGACCATCCCCCTCCACGCATTCACCAGTCGAACCAGCAGCATCAGCAGCTACTGTTGTACCGTCAGCTGGCCAGAGAGACCTGAGG CTCCCCCCAGCTACAGTGACCTGGCggtgacagaggagcagaggcgGGGCTGTCTGGAGCGCTGTGAGGGGTTAGAGGTCAACCAAGAGGGCCAGGGAACGCTGCAAGCTTACATCACAGAGTTCAGATTCCAGCCCCCACCGCTCTACTCCGAG GTTGACCCTAACCCAGAGCCGAGCTGTGGAGGTCAGGAGACCCGACCCCTGACCCTCTCGCTGAGGACGACACTGACCTGCTCAGAGcaaacaggcaactacacatacagATGA
- the LOC129863767 gene encoding arrestin domain-containing protein 3-like isoform X2: protein MPLATSFEGKHGSVRYWVRAELYRPWLLPVRVKKEFTVFEHIDINTPLLLAPQAGTKDKTLCCWFCASGPISLSAKIERKGYTPGESLQIFAEVENCSSRVVVPKAALCQTQTYFAKGKARQLQQQVAALRGDTLPQGKSQSWDGKLLHIPPVSPSILDCPLIRVEYSLMVYVDIPGGLNLSLSLPLVIGTIPLHAFTSRTSSISSYCCTVSWPERPEAPPSYSDLAVTEEQRRGCLERCEGLEVNQEGQGTLQAYITEFRFQPPPLYSEVDPNPEPSCGGQETRPLTLSLRTTLTCSEQTGNYTYR, encoded by the exons AT GCCCCTAGCCACGTCGTTTGAAGGGAAGCATGGCAGTGTGAGGTACTGGGTGAGAGCAGAGCTCTACAGACCATGGCTGCTGCCTGTCAGAGTCAAGAAAGAGTTCACTGTCTTTGAACACATTGACATCAACACACCACTGCTGCTG GCCCCTCAAGCTGGCACTAAGGACAAGACCCTGTGTTGCTGGTTCTGTGCCTCGGGACCCATCTCACTCAGCGCCAAGATAGAGAGGAAAGGATACACACCAg GTGAGTCCCTCCAGATCTTTGCGGAGGTGGAGAACTGTTCGTCCAGGGTGGTGGTGCCCAAGGCAGCGCTGTGCCAGACCCAGACCTACTTCGCTAAGGGCAAGGCTCGACAGCTCCAGCAGCAGGTGGCGGCCCTGCGTGGGGACACCCTGCCCCAGGGGAAGAGCCAGAGCTGGGACGGAAAACTGCTCCACATACCCCCGGTCTCCCCATCCATCCTGGACTGTCCACTCATCAGAGTGGAGTACTCACTGATG GTGTATGTGGACATCCCTGGGGGGTTGAACCTGTCTCTGTCGTTGCCGTTGGTGATCGGGACCATCCCCCTCCACGCATTCACCAGTCGAACCAGCAGCATCAGCAGCTACTGTTGTACCGTCAGCTGGCCAGAGAGACCTGAGG CTCCCCCCAGCTACAGTGACCTGGCggtgacagaggagcagaggcgGGGCTGTCTGGAGCGCTGTGAGGGGTTAGAGGTCAACCAAGAGGGCCAGGGAACGCTGCAAGCTTACATCACAGAGTTCAGATTCCAGCCCCCACCGCTCTACTCCGAG GTTGACCCTAACCCAGAGCCGAGCTGTGGAGGTCAGGAGACCCGACCCCTGACCCTCTCGCTGAGGACGACACTGACCTGCTCAGAGcaaacaggcaactacacatacagATGA